The window AAGGTCGAAGTCCTCGAAGTCTACGACCGTCAGATCCACGGCATCTCGATCTCGATCAAACTCCCCTCGGTGATGCGGCTCTTGAAGCTGGTCAAGCTCAAGGATAGTCACCGCGCCGTGAAGTTTTCCCGCATCAACATTTTCACCCGGGATGGCTATTGCTGCCAGTATTGCAAACACAAATTCCGCACGGAAGAACTCACCTTCGACCATGTCGTGCCCATCGCGAAAGGCGGGCGCAAGACCTGGGAAAACATCGTGACGGCCTGTTGGCGGTGCAATAACCGGAAGAGCGGGCGGACGCCGGAAGAAGCCAACATGCGC is drawn from Nitrospira sp. and contains these coding sequences:
- a CDS encoding HNH endonuclease, with amino-acid sequence MEMTLLLNSTYEPLRVLHWQKAITLLWQGKVEVLEVYDRQIHGISISIKLPSVMRLLKLVKLKDSHRAVKFSRINIFTRDGYCCQYCKHKFRTEELTFDHVVPIAKGGRKTWENIVTACWRCNNRKSGRTPEEANMRLIKKPVKPRWSPTVTITIGIRNTPESWRDYLYWN